A section of the Carassius carassius chromosome 17, fCarCar2.1, whole genome shotgun sequence genome encodes:
- the ttc22 gene encoding tetratricopeptide repeat protein 22: protein MEDSTEEDIESLIEGMAYIPGHFHLELNLNGEPNGPVTLRHRDTQLKRESLRAELEAETGRLQYAVRNMLGLLAFHVDELETAEEAFHSICQEDPENLNAWANLGYVYERLGREQEEGECMERVAALMGPEMGENQTDCRLRVARCLAEQAYAHPHDVELERDEDLQERLISALMLYNRALDNGEELIPTEEKRSWYFKMATIYIRLDGIVRDSKDIDLTRLNYFNKGLKLLTETLKSDNTHLKALAWCYIGLMLERTEEFSTVPMSVHDCGFSGSDPLTCYGSAIKLATDDAFILNRLANVFFLSGKLEMATGICNMALSVLTDAELNWQAYCTRAKLSVTTYAKDLDKAKCGQGGIPDRQILKEARADLERVLAVRPCLRTHLELGQVYYYMGVEALQESLLVDEMAINQALVSLSKALQCPLGSTISRLQLLRGRCLLLKGEEQNAIDCFRKALELEPPSVQDTTVLHCLLQAILVSFTQSGNDTDPVIIQLEECLKQAEERYGATVVQTELKALCRAHTDEVTELSKDMVRKGRLEVVRKLLKSVQPQGKKFSLGRSMSV from the exons ATGGAGGACAGCACAGAAGAAGACATTGAGTCTCTGATTGAGGGAATGGCTTACATCCCTGGCCACTTTCATCTGGAGCTCAATCTGAACGGTGAACCCAATGGACCGGTCACCCTTCGGCACCGGGACACCCAGCTTAAGCGCGAGAGCCTCAGGGCTGAGCTTGAAGCTGAGACGGGACGACTGCAATATGCTGTACGCAATATGCTGGGCCTGCTGGCCTTTCATGTAGATGAACTGGAGACAGCAGAAGAGGCCTTCCACAGCATCTGCCAAGAGGATCCAGAAAACCTCAATGCCTGGGCCAACCTGGGTTACGTATATGAACGCCTGGGTCGTGAGCAGGAGGAGGGGGAGTGCATGGAGCGTGTGGCTGCCCTTATGGGCCCAGAGATGGGGGAGAACCAGACAGACTGCAGGCTCAGGGTAGCACGGTGTTTGGCTGAACAGGCATACGCACATCCTCATGATGTGGAGCTGGAGAGGGATGAAGATTTACAGGAGAGACTGATATCCGCGCTGATGTTATACAACCGTGCACTCGATAACGGAGAGGAACTG ATACCAACAGAGGAAAAAAGAAGTTGgtatttcaaaatggcaacaaTTTACATAAG GTTAGATGGAATTGTAAGGGATTCAAAAGACATCGACCTCACAAGACTAAATTATTTCAACAAGGGCCTCAAGCTTCTCACAGAGACTCTAAAATCTGACAACACACATCTCAAAG CCCTGGCCTGGTGTTACATTGGTCTCATGCTGGAGAGGACGGAGGAGTTCTCCACTGTGCCAATGTCAGTTCATGACTGTGGTTTCTCCGGATCTGACCCTTTGACGTGTTATGGTTCG GCCATTAAGCTCGCTACGGACGATGCATTCATACTCAACAGACTGGCAAACGTGTTCTTCCTGTCAGGCAAACTAGAGATGGCCACAGGTATCTGTAACATGGCCCTGAGTGTCCTGACTGATGCAGAACTCAACTGGCAGGCTTACTGCACTCGTGCCAAg CTTAGTGTCACCACATATGCAAAGGATCTTGATAAAGCCAAGTGCGGCCAAGGTGGCATCCCCGACCGTCAGATTCTGAAAGAGGCCCGTGCTGATCTAGAACGTGTTCTGGCTGTGCGACCCTGTTTGAGGACTCATTTGGAATTGGGTCAG GTTTACTACTACATGGGTGTAGAAGCTCTGCAGGAGAGCCTGTTGGTGGATGAGATGGCGATAAACCAGGCCCTGGTCAGTCTGTCTAAAGCTCTGCAGTGTCCTCTAGGCTCTACAATCTCTAGATTACAGCTCCTGCGGGGTCGCTGCTTGCTGCTGAAAGGAGAGGAGCAGAACGCCATTGACTGTTTTAGGAAAGCGCTTGAACTGGAACCTCCAAGTGTCCAAGACACAACAGTCCTGCACTGCCTGCTACAGGCTATTCTAGTGAGCTTCACCCAGAGCGGGAACGACACGGATCCTGTTATAATCCAGTTAGAGGAATGTTTAAAGCAGGCAGAAGAGCGATATGGAGCAACTGTTGTTCAGACTGAGTTGAAGGCATTGTGCCGAGCACACACAGATGAGGTGACGGAGCTCTCAAAAGATATGGTGAGGAAGGGGAGGTTGGAAGTGGTTAGAAAGTTACTGAAGAGTGTACAGCCACAAGGGAAAAAGTTCTCACTGGGAAGGTCCATGTCTGTTTGA